One genomic segment of Ignavibacteriota bacterium includes these proteins:
- the manA gene encoding mannose-6-phosphate isomerase, class I yields MINAKPYKLIPKIQNYDWGTKNEKAFIPKYLGIKAELNLPYAELWIGAHPKNPSDILIENLIFPLDEIIKKFPNEILGAEVSKKYKKSLPFLLKILSIEKALSIQAHPNKRTAKILHKNDAKNYPDENHKPEIAIAIDKLNAIVGLKNIQQLKKSFESYKILYELIDENLKEKISNENSAKNLDKEIYSQIMNCNFEKLEFVIKSLVNSINQQKKKSKIENQFLMEYENYGIDIGLISLLLFNFIELKNGEAIFTPAGIPHAYLGGNIIECMANSDNVVRAGLTNKFKDIKTLTQILQTDLSKTNVKIHRNKNITEYKTSAEEFKIKNVRLNSAFSKVTFKNKLPEIHLVTKGKIIVSWGKETSIFSKGETFLKPAILNSYTLTIINKDSEIYIATVSN; encoded by the coding sequence ATGATTAACGCAAAACCTTACAAACTAATTCCCAAAATTCAAAATTATGATTGGGGAACAAAAAACGAAAAAGCTTTTATTCCAAAATATTTAGGAATAAAAGCAGAATTAAATTTACCTTACGCGGAATTGTGGATTGGAGCTCATCCCAAAAATCCATCGGATATTTTAATTGAAAATTTAATTTTTCCTTTAGATGAAATTATTAAAAAATTTCCTAATGAAATTCTTGGAGCTGAAGTTTCAAAAAAGTATAAAAAAAGTTTACCGTTTTTATTAAAAATTTTGTCTATAGAAAAAGCGTTATCAATTCAAGCCCATCCAAATAAACGAACTGCAAAAATTCTACATAAAAATGATGCGAAAAATTATCCCGATGAAAATCACAAACCGGAAATTGCAATTGCAATAGATAAATTAAATGCGATAGTTGGATTAAAAAATATTCAGCAATTGAAAAAAAGTTTTGAATCGTATAAAATTTTGTATGAATTAATTGATGAAAATCTAAAGGAAAAAATAAGTAATGAAAATTCCGCAAAAAATTTAGACAAAGAAATTTATTCGCAAATAATGAATTGCAATTTTGAAAAATTAGAATTTGTAATTAAATCATTAGTTAATTCAATAAATCAACAAAAGAAAAAAAGTAAAATTGAAAATCAATTTTTAATGGAATATGAAAATTATGGAATTGATATTGGTCTAATTTCTCTTTTGTTATTTAACTTCATTGAACTGAAAAACGGCGAAGCAATTTTTACTCCCGCCGGAATTCCTCATGCGTATCTTGGTGGAAATATTATTGAGTGTATGGCAAATTCTGATAATGTTGTTCGCGCCGGATTGACAAATAAGTTTAAGGATATAAAAACTCTGACTCAAATTTTGCAGACTGATTTAAGTAAAACGAATGTAAAAATTCATCGAAATAAAAATATTACGGAATATAAAACCTCTGCCGAAGAATTTAAAATTAAAAATGTGAGGTTAAATTCTGCATTTTCAAAAGTAACTTTTAAAAATAAATTACCTGAAATTCATTTAGTGACAAAAGGAAAAATTATAGTTTCTTGGGGGAAAGAAACATCAATATTTTCAAAAGGTGAAACTTTTTTGAAACCGGCAATTTTAAATTCTTATACATTAACTATCATAAATAAAGATTCGGAAATTTATATTGCCACAGTTTCAAACTAA
- a CDS encoding endonuclease/exonuclease/phosphatase family protein translates to MKKIFLLAIIIASTVLAQNRIMTYNIRYANNNPGEEWVVRKSKVAEMIRFHNPEIFGVQEAVLEQIDYLKSEFENYTMLGVGREDGKEGGEFSALFISDKFEVIKSGTFWLSETPEIPSKGWDASLNRIASWAIVKNKISEESMFVINTHFDHMGIVARSESAKLIIAKISELSNGLPSILMGDFNFSSSFEGYKFINDSGLLKDSETVSKYRYGTDITFNGFQDDLTDREKIDFIFVSDKINVLHHAVIGDKFDKIYPSDHMPVIIDFQIEK, encoded by the coding sequence ATGAAAAAAATATTTCTCCTTGCAATAATAATTGCCTCAACTGTTCTTGCACAAAATAGAATTATGACTTACAATATTAGATACGCAAATAATAATCCCGGAGAAGAATGGGTTGTAAGAAAAAGTAAAGTTGCAGAAATGATACGATTTCACAATCCGGAAATCTTTGGAGTTCAAGAAGCAGTTTTGGAGCAAATAGATTATTTAAAATCTGAATTTGAAAATTATACAATGCTTGGCGTTGGTAGGGAAGACGGAAAAGAAGGCGGAGAATTCAGTGCATTATTTATTTCCGATAAATTTGAAGTTATTAAGAGCGGCACATTTTGGCTTTCTGAAACTCCGGAAATTCCATCCAAAGGTTGGGACGCAAGTTTAAACAGAATTGCGAGCTGGGCAATTGTGAAAAATAAAATTTCAGAAGAATCAATGTTTGTAATCAATACTCATTTTGATCATATGGGAATTGTTGCCCGAAGCGAAAGTGCAAAATTAATAATTGCAAAAATTTCTGAATTATCAAATGGATTGCCGTCAATTCTTATGGGAGATTTTAATTTTAGTTCAAGTTTTGAAGGTTATAAATTTATAAATGATTCCGGTTTGCTGAAAGATTCTGAAACAGTTTCAAAATATAGATACGGAACCGATATTACATTTAATGGATTTCAAGATGATTTAACTGACCGAGAAAAGATTGATTTTATTTTTGTTTCTGATAAAATAAATGTTCTGCATCATGCTGTAATTGGTGATAAGTTTGATAAAATTTATCCTTCGGATCACATGCCGGTAATTATTGATTTTCAAATCGAAAAATAA
- a CDS encoding Ig-like domain-containing protein, with translation MKKIFLFILVFASQLFPQNFKVISHRGGALLAPENTLAAFEKAVEVGAHYFELDVRMSVDDSLVLMHDASIDRTSDGTGNISALTFQQLRAFDAGSWFSAEFAGEKIPLLSEALDIAINAPFEIGVVIEIKSTESDIVDRVLNLVKSKNMNDRVIISSFTFSQVSRSKTLEPEIEAQLFASPFTETMINNLASIGAEWAGSGSNLTTDLLNLAHSKNVKVNRWTVNSAATIKTLIEEGYDAVTTDNPIIAIAAMDTTMPSNVILNDAEILGTKVKLIWSEAADLESGISHYEIYRSDNPDAAQLIKTIKGELSYIDETLKEGATFYYRIKAVNYAGLLSSNYSNEIMVVTGSDNKAPKVKTISSYGVPNKVIINFNERVEQNSAEDVQNYLINNDIVVQNAVLSVDSTSVILVTSDLTDDTEYQLSVINIKDLALNQNIISDTLKFNFLHKSYFSDLAGAWDFDEGTGSTIYDYSGNLNNGNINGGLTWSSGFVGNGIDFNGIDGYANIPASTSMDINSDAVTISVWTKLGYLPADLPGAFGPIYDSETDNYVIYEDKANNELRFKVTTSNSAERPGIPAVKLVTDKWIHVVGVYDGTNAMIYLDGELADTHPLTGTVKPGQITNIGKNGDTYFKGSIDNVQVFAKALTQEEINFLHSEFVNSFIDLISPEVVNASSIGANNTVFINFNEEVDKFSVESTNNFTFDNGVSVNSVKLSVDGKTAIITTSELQENIIYKVTINGIKDLADIPNTILENTEIVFTHKTFPDGLISYWSFDEGADTIAYDWLNTNNALIRNNPEWITGVTGNSLKFDATDDYVEIPNSPSLNIDTNGVTVSAWVILNVLPPDMVYPYGPIYDSPTDNYVIYGDKGNKELRFKVTTLNGAERPGIPTDSLKTGVWQNITGVYNGTTARIFLDGKLMDSHNLTGNVKPGQAARIGQDGTSYFNGQIDNVQIYNRGLSDQEIKFLYSGVKTSELKIASIDETIVNLSWNDVHDPLLGISGYEVYRDTSELVNNILAIVKDTTEFSDQTRQELKTFYYKVRALDNSGNPYPYFTNIVSAETQADLTAPELLSVKTTGETNKLYLNFDEVLDEQSATVLSNYSINGVTVTGSELTVDKKNVILNIDKFSTDANFTLTLNNIKDVSLAGNVIETNTQKLFSFNNYFSGLISYWKLDEIGDTTALDIVGTNNGNIANSPLRKDGIIGNSFSFDGIDDYVEIPNSTSLDIAVEGVTVSAWINLKYLPTEMPTGIGPIYDAPQDCYVIYEDKGNKELRFKVSTTNGAERPGISENDLTKNEWIHIAGVYDGSQAIIYLNGELKDTHPITGAVKSGQAARIGQDGSHYFNGLIDNVQIYNRGLLPEEIKSLFSGDLLTSVENEKEIPVQFSLEQNYPNPFNPSTKIRFSLPQRSEVSLEIFNVIGEKIDELINSTLNAGFHEIDFHSSNLSSGIYFYKIKSGNFVQTKKMILLK, from the coding sequence ATGAAAAAAATATTTTTATTTATTTTAGTTTTTGCAAGTCAATTATTCCCGCAAAATTTTAAAGTAATTAGTCACCGCGGCGGAGCTTTACTTGCACCGGAAAATACATTAGCAGCTTTTGAAAAGGCTGTTGAAGTTGGTGCACATTACTTTGAATTGGATGTGAGAATGTCGGTTGATGATTCATTAGTTCTTATGCATGATGCATCAATTGATAGAACTTCAGATGGAACCGGAAATATTTCGGCTTTAACGTTTCAACAATTGCGTGCTTTTGATGCGGGCTCTTGGTTTAGCGCAGAATTTGCCGGTGAAAAAATTCCTCTGCTTTCAGAAGCTTTGGATATTGCAATTAACGCACCTTTCGAAATTGGCGTTGTGATTGAAATAAAATCAACCGAAAGCGATATTGTTGATAGAGTTTTGAATTTGGTAAAAAGTAAAAATATGAATGACAGAGTAATTATCAGCAGTTTTACATTTAGTCAAGTTTCAAGATCAAAAACTTTAGAACCGGAAATTGAGGCGCAGTTATTTGCAAGTCCGTTTACTGAAACAATGATAAATAATTTAGCATCTATTGGAGCTGAGTGGGCTGGTTCCGGAAGTAATTTAACAACAGATTTATTAAATCTTGCGCATAGCAAAAATGTAAAAGTAAACAGATGGACGGTTAACTCTGCTGCAACAATAAAAACTTTAATTGAAGAAGGTTACGATGCCGTAACAACAGATAATCCAATTATCGCAATTGCAGCAATGGATACAACCATGCCTTCAAATGTAATTTTAAATGATGCAGAAATTTTAGGTACAAAAGTTAAATTAATTTGGTCGGAAGCTGCTGACTTAGAAAGTGGAATTTCGCATTATGAAATTTATAGAAGTGATAATCCGGATGCTGCTCAGCTTATAAAAACAATTAAAGGTGAATTATCATACATTGATGAAACATTAAAAGAAGGTGCAACTTTTTATTATCGAATTAAAGCAGTTAATTATGCCGGATTGTTAAGCAGTAATTACAGTAATGAAATTATGGTTGTTACCGGCTCTGATAATAAAGCGCCAAAAGTTAAAACAATTTCTTCGTATGGAGTTCCTAATAAAGTTATAATAAATTTTAACGAAAGAGTTGAGCAAAATTCTGCGGAAGATGTTCAAAATTATTTAATAAATAATGATATTGTTGTTCAAAATGCAGTGTTGTCTGTTGATTCAACTTCAGTAATTTTAGTAACTTCGGATTTGACTGACGATACCGAGTACCAACTTTCAGTAATAAATATCAAAGATCTCGCATTAAACCAAAATATTATTTCAGATACTTTAAAATTTAATTTTCTTCATAAAAGTTATTTTTCTGATTTAGCCGGCGCATGGGATTTTGATGAAGGAACCGGTTCTACAATATATGATTATTCCGGAAATTTAAATAACGGAAATATTAATGGAGGTTTAACTTGGTCATCCGGATTTGTAGGCAATGGAATTGATTTTAACGGAATTGATGGTTATGCAAATATTCCGGCCTCTACTTCCATGGATATAAATAGCGATGCGGTTACAATTTCAGTGTGGACTAAATTAGGTTATCTTCCAGCTGATTTACCCGGAGCATTTGGACCAATTTATGATTCGGAAACTGATAATTATGTAATCTATGAAGATAAAGCAAATAATGAATTGAGATTCAAAGTAACAACAAGTAATAGTGCAGAAAGACCGGGAATTCCGGCTGTAAAATTAGTTACTGATAAGTGGATACATGTTGTTGGTGTTTATGATGGAACTAACGCTATGATTTATTTGGATGGAGAATTAGCAGATACACATCCTTTAACGGGAACTGTTAAACCGGGACAAATTACAAACATCGGTAAAAACGGAGATACTTATTTCAAAGGTTCAATCGATAATGTTCAAGTATTTGCAAAAGCTTTAACACAAGAAGAAATTAATTTTCTACATTCGGAATTTGTTAATTCTTTTATTGATTTAATTTCACCGGAAGTTGTAAATGCTTCATCTATTGGCGCAAACAATACTGTTTTCATAAACTTCAATGAAGAAGTTGATAAATTTTCTGTTGAATCAACAAATAATTTTACTTTTGATAACGGAGTTTCGGTAAATTCTGTAAAGCTTTCAGTGGATGGAAAAACTGCAATAATTACAACATCAGAACTGCAAGAAAATATAATTTATAAAGTTACTATCAATGGAATAAAAGATTTGGCAGACATTCCAAATACTATTTTGGAAAATACTGAAATTGTTTTCACACATAAAACTTTTCCGGATGGATTAATTTCTTATTGGAGTTTTGATGAAGGAGCTGATACAATTGCTTATGATTGGCTAAATACAAATAATGCGCTCATAAGAAATAATCCGGAATGGATAACCGGAGTTACTGGTAATAGTTTGAAATTCGATGCGACTGATGATTATGTGGAAATTCCAAATTCACCAAGTTTAAATATTGATACAAATGGCGTTACAGTTTCTGCTTGGGTAATTTTAAATGTTCTTCCGCCGGATATGGTTTATCCATATGGACCAATTTATGATTCCCCAACTGATAATTATGTAATTTATGGAGATAAGGGAAATAAGGAATTAAGATTTAAAGTAACAACTCTTAATGGCGCTGAAAGACCCGGAATTCCGACAGATTCTTTAAAAACGGGAGTTTGGCAAAACATTACCGGCGTTTACAATGGAACAACTGCGAGAATATTTTTAGATGGTAAATTAATGGATTCGCATAATTTAACCGGAAATGTAAAACCCGGACAAGCTGCTCGTATTGGTCAAGATGGAACTTCATATTTTAACGGACAAATTGATAATGTTCAAATTTATAATAGAGGTTTATCGGATCAAGAAATAAAATTTTTGTATTCCGGAGTTAAAACTTCTGAATTAAAAATTGCCAGCATTGATGAAACAATTGTAAATCTTAGTTGGAATGATGTTCATGATCCTTTATTGGGAATTTCCGGTTATGAAGTTTATCGAGATACTTCAGAATTGGTTAATAACATTTTAGCAATTGTTAAAGATACAACCGAATTTTCAGATCAAACGAGACAAGAGTTAAAAACATTTTATTATAAAGTAAGAGCATTGGATAATTCCGGCAATCCTTATCCGTATTTTACAAATATTGTTTCGGCAGAAACTCAAGCTGATCTTACTGCTCCGGAATTATTAAGTGTAAAAACAACCGGTGAAACAAATAAACTGTATCTAAATTTTGATGAAGTATTAGATGAACAAAGCGCTACTGTATTAAGTAATTATTCAATAAATGGAGTTACTGTTACTGGTTCAGAGCTTACTGTTGATAAGAAAAATGTAATTCTAAATATTGATAAATTTTCAACTGATGCAAATTTCACTTTAACTTTAAATAATATTAAAGATGTTTCTCTTGCCGGAAATGTAATAGAAACAAATACGCAAAAGTTATTTTCATTTAATAATTATTTTAGCGGATTGATTAGCTATTGGAAGTTAGATGAAATTGGTGATACAACCGCTTTGGACATTGTTGGAACAAACAATGGGAACATAGCTAATTCACCTTTGAGAAAAGATGGAATTATTGGAAATTCTTTTTCCTTTGATGGAATTGATGACTATGTAGAAATTCCAAATTCTACTTCTTTAGATATTGCTGTTGAAGGAGTTACAGTTTCTGCTTGGATTAATCTAAAATATTTACCGACTGAAATGCCTACGGGAATTGGACCAATTTATGACGCACCTCAGGATTGTTATGTTATTTACGAAGATAAAGGAAATAAAGAATTGAGATTTAAAGTTTCTACAACAAACGGGGCAGAGCGACCGGGAATTTCGGAAAATGATTTAACCAAAAATGAATGGATTCATATTGCTGGAGTTTATGATGGATCTCAAGCAATTATTTATCTAAACGGCGAACTAAAAGATACTCATCCAATTACCGGTGCTGTAAAATCCGGACAAGCTGCAAGAATTGGTCAAGATGGTTCACATTATTTTAACGGATTAATTGATAATGTTCAAATCTATAATAGAGGATTATTGCCGGAAGAAATAAAATCTCTGTTTAGCGGCGACCTTTTAACTTCTGTTGAAAACGAAAAAGAAATTCCGGTTCAATTTAGTTTAGAGCAAAATTATCCAAATCCGTTTAATCCATCTACAAAAATAAGATTTTCACTTCCGCAGAGATCAGAAGTTTCGTTAGAAATTTTTAATGTAATTGGCGAAAAAATTGATGAACTAATAAATTCAACATTGAATGCGGGCTTTCATGAAATTGATTTTCACAGTTCAAATTTATCTTCGGGAATCTACTTTTATAAAATAAAATCTGGTAACTTTGTTCAGACAAAAAAAATGATTTTATTGAAATAA
- a CDS encoding response regulator transcription factor, with translation MKNIIRVWLIEDNEAYSKTISNLINKSDGMKCSHIFTMCEDSVKENYQNELPDVILLDIGLPGINGIKCIEKIKNISDEIYIIILTVYDDNEKLFDALCAGASGYLLKDSSPEKIIASIKEVLLGGAPMNMSIANKVLKMFTQFKPKKNDYGLTEREIEILQFLVDGFTKQQISEKLFLSFHTVNTHIKNIYNKLHVHSKSGVVTKVFKENII, from the coding sequence ATGAAAAACATAATCAGAGTATGGCTGATAGAAGATAATGAAGCTTATAGCAAAACAATTTCAAATTTAATTAATAAATCAGATGGAATGAAATGTTCTCATATTTTTACAATGTGCGAAGATTCAGTTAAAGAAAATTATCAAAATGAATTGCCCGATGTTATACTTTTGGATATTGGCTTGCCGGGAATTAACGGCATAAAATGCATTGAAAAAATCAAAAATATTTCAGATGAAATTTACATTATTATTTTAACGGTATATGATGATAATGAAAAACTTTTTGATGCTTTGTGTGCCGGCGCATCAGGATATTTATTAAAAGATTCATCGCCGGAAAAAATAATTGCATCAATAAAGGAAGTACTTTTAGGCGGTGCTCCAATGAACATGTCAATTGCCAATAAAGTTTTGAAAATGTTTACGCAATTTAAACCAAAAAAAAATGATTATGGTTTAACCGAACGCGAAATTGAAATTTTACAATTTTTAGTCGATGGATTTACAAAACAGCAAATATCAGAAAAACTATTTCTTAGTTTCCATACGGTAAATACACACATCAAGAATATTTATAATAAATTACATGTGCATTCAAAAAGCGGTGTTGTTACAAAAGTTTTCAAAGAAAATATAATATAA
- a CDS encoding T9SS type A sorting domain-containing protein, protein MIRLFNNEMLLIDSVRYDDESPWVINPDGSGSTLELKNPNLDNGYFGNWSSSNGNGTPGKQNSNFIVTSIEENIELPNEFRLYQNYPNPFNPSTKIRFSLPQRSVVSLEIFNVIGEKIDELINSTLNTGFHEVDFHSSNLSSGIYFYKIKSGNFVQTMKMILLK, encoded by the coding sequence TTGATTCGATTATTTAATAATGAGATGCTGCTTATTGATAGTGTTCGGTACGATGATGAAAGCCCTTGGGTTATAAATCCGGATGGTTCCGGAAGCACACTTGAATTAAAAAATCCGAATTTAGATAATGGCTATTTTGGGAATTGGAGCAGTTCAAATGGAAATGGAACACCCGGAAAACAAAATAGTAATTTTATTGTTACATCAATTGAAGAAAATATAGAATTACCAAATGAATTTAGACTTTATCAAAATTATCCAAATCCGTTTAATCCATCTACAAAAATAAGATTTTCACTTCCGCAGAGATCAGTAGTTTCGTTAGAAATTTTTAATGTAATCGGAGAAAAAATTGATGAACTAATAAATTCAACTTTGAATACGGGATTTCATGAAGTTGATTTTCATAGTTCAAATTTATCTTCGGGAATTTACTTTTATAAAATAAAATCCGGTAACTTTGTTCAAACAATGAAAATGATTTTATTAAAATAA
- a CDS encoding CotH kinase family protein, giving the protein MKNNFTYFKYLILFISLQINSYSQNLLLNEVMSSNSNSYFDEFGETPDWIELFNNDDEIIDLEGYSLSDSKTNLQKWIFPAIKINISEYLLISSSGKDIKTQSSSWKTIINKSDYWKYFLGTKEPPSGWKEISFNDFGWSLGKTGIGYGDDDDQTIIEEVNSVYLRKTFIITDKNNVSEILLNIDYDDGFVAYLNGEEIARSNLGTNGEYISFDRFADNTIEAKLFQNQKLESFFVQDFESILMDGINVLSIQVNNFGSSSSDLTAIPFLTIGLKISEDENDIAEEITHSIPTLHTNFSLANGEETLYLSNNFGQIIDSLKLSQTDSDISLGRKNGGDEFYFFNQSTPGTENIYNGFLGQLETPTLTFPAGFYQNGISINLENPNSLTKTFYSLDGSEPDTTSNLFPKNLIITSTKVVKVKSYQNGYLPSKTVAQTYFIGVNEYLPVVSLSTDPYNLWDYNYGIYVLGPNAENAIPNFGANFWEDWSRPVSFEYFEPEKNISMQWNSDIKIYGAWSRANPQKSLAVFAKGSESFNYKFFPNSSIDNFESIVLRNSGNDWNSTLLRDGFMQTIAGDLDIDILSYTPAVMYLNGEYWGIHNIREKVNLSYLSSHYNVDKNSIDLLELEGFVIDGNNESYIAMTEFLYENSLDDNANYEIIKNQIDIPSFIDYNLFQIYIANTDWPGNNNKFWRSRTEKPKWRWLLFDTDFGFGFLNEYDYHHNTLEYATDAFGPEWPNPPWGTLILRKLLENDLFKTQFINRFSDLSNTTFTAENVNNILNSLSSKIAPEIPDHIERWNTFDLSNWEYNITVLKNFADLRISYLRQFFENYFGFDGLQIVVISNADLNGGKVYLNSISINQNTWYGSYFKGSKIFIKANPNPGYEFIGWNGSSNSTEDSLEIEVNSLVDLKANFQKNLTLKKL; this is encoded by the coding sequence TTGAAAAATAACTTCACATATTTTAAGTATTTAATTTTATTTATTTCACTTCAAATAAATTCTTATTCACAAAATCTTTTGTTAAATGAGGTAATGTCTTCAAACTCTAATTCTTATTTTGATGAATTTGGTGAAACTCCCGACTGGATTGAATTATTTAATAACGATGATGAAATTATTGATCTTGAAGGATATTCACTTTCTGATTCTAAAACTAATTTGCAGAAATGGATTTTCCCGGCAATTAAAATAAATATCAGTGAATATTTATTAATAAGTTCTTCGGGTAAAGATATAAAAACTCAATCTTCATCTTGGAAAACAATAATAAACAAAAGTGATTATTGGAAATATTTTCTTGGTACAAAAGAACCTCCAAGCGGATGGAAAGAAATTTCATTTAATGATTTTGGTTGGAGCTTGGGTAAAACCGGTATTGGATATGGTGATGATGACGATCAAACAATAATTGAAGAAGTTAATTCAGTTTATCTTAGAAAAACTTTTATTATAACTGATAAAAATAATGTTTCGGAAATTTTATTGAATATTGATTATGATGACGGTTTTGTTGCGTATTTAAATGGTGAAGAAATTGCTCGATCAAATTTAGGAACAAATGGAGAATATATTTCATTTGATAGATTTGCTGATAATACGATTGAAGCAAAATTATTTCAGAACCAGAAATTGGAATCTTTTTTTGTGCAAGATTTTGAGTCAATATTGATGGATGGAATAAATGTTTTATCTATTCAAGTAAATAATTTTGGAAGCTCATCGAGTGATCTTACAGCAATACCTTTTTTAACAATTGGATTAAAAATCAGCGAAGATGAGAACGATATTGCAGAAGAAATTACACATTCAATTCCAACTTTACATACAAATTTCAGTTTGGCAAATGGAGAGGAAACGCTTTACTTAAGTAATAATTTTGGTCAGATTATTGATTCCTTAAAATTATCACAAACTGATTCAGATATTTCTCTTGGAAGAAAAAATGGCGGAGATGAATTTTACTTTTTTAATCAGTCAACTCCGGGAACAGAAAATATTTACAATGGTTTTTTAGGACAATTAGAAACGCCAACTTTAACTTTCCCAGCTGGGTTTTATCAGAATGGAATTTCAATTAATTTAGAAAATCCAAATTCTCTTACAAAGACATTTTATTCCTTAGATGGCTCAGAACCGGACACAACTTCAAATCTATTTCCAAAGAATTTAATTATCACAAGTACAAAAGTTGTAAAAGTAAAATCATATCAGAACGGTTATCTTCCAAGTAAAACGGTTGCGCAGACTTATTTTATTGGCGTGAACGAATATTTGCCGGTTGTATCATTATCGACTGATCCTTATAATCTTTGGGATTATAATTACGGTATTTATGTCTTAGGGCCAAATGCAGAAAATGCGATTCCAAATTTTGGTGCAAATTTTTGGGAAGATTGGTCAAGACCAGTTTCATTTGAATATTTTGAACCTGAAAAAAATATTTCAATGCAGTGGAATTCTGATATTAAAATATATGGCGCATGGAGCAGAGCAAATCCGCAAAAATCTTTAGCAGTTTTTGCAAAAGGCAGTGAGAGTTTTAATTATAAATTTTTTCCAAATAGTTCAATTGATAATTTTGAATCAATTGTTTTAAGAAATTCCGGTAATGATTGGAATTCAACTTTGTTAAGAGATGGATTCATGCAAACAATTGCCGGTGATTTGGATATTGATATTTTATCATACACTCCGGCAGTGATGTATTTGAACGGTGAATATTGGGGAATTCATAATATTAGAGAAAAAGTAAATTTAAGTTATTTGTCATCGCACTACAATGTTGATAAAAATTCAATTGATTTATTGGAATTAGAAGGATTTGTAATTGACGGAAATAACGAAAGTTATATTGCAATGACGGAATTTCTCTATGAAAATAGTCTTGATGACAATGCTAATTATGAAATTATTAAAAACCAAATTGATATTCCAAGTTTTATCGATTACAATTTATTTCAAATTTATATTGCCAATACGGATTGGCCCGGAAACAATAATAAATTTTGGCGATCAAGAACTGAAAAGCCCAAATGGAGATGGCTTCTTTTTGATACGGATTTTGGTTTTGGATTTTTAAATGAATACGATTATCACCATAATACGTTAGAATATGCTACAGATGCATTTGGACCGGAGTGGCCTAATCCGCCTTGGGGAACTTTGATTTTGAGAAAACTTTTAGAAAATGATTTATTTAAAACTCAGTTTATTAATAGATTTTCCGATTTAAGCAATACAACTTTTACTGCTGAAAATGTTAATAATATTTTAAATTCTTTATCGAGTAAAATTGCTCCGGAAATCCCGGATCATATAGAAAGATGGAATACATTTGATTTATCAAATTGGGAATATAATATTACGGTGCTTAAAAATTTTGCTGATTTAAGAATTTCATATCTTAGGCAATTTTTTGAAAATTATTTTGGTTTCGATGGATTGCAAATTGTAGTTATTAGTAATGCAGATTTGAACGGCGGAAAGGTTTATCTAAATTCAATTTCTATTAATCAAAATACTTGGTACGGAAGTTATTTTAAAGGTTCTAAAATATTTATTAAAGCAAATCCTAATCCGGGCTATGAATTTATTGGATGGAACGGATCATCAAATTCCACAGAAGATAGTTTGGAAATAGAAGTAAATTCTTTGGTAGATCTTAAAGCAAATTTTCAAAAAAATCTAACTTTAAAGAAATTATAA